Proteins found in one Agaribacterium sp. ZY112 genomic segment:
- a CDS encoding UDP-2,3-diacylglucosamine diphosphatase, whose product MNSKDRPQAPHYRSVFISDVHLGTKDSKASELNDFLKSHRFDQLYLVGDIFDGWRMRSGIHWHKSFNRIISRVLKISKNDIPVYYITGNHDEFLRKFANSHFENIQLLNRKDHICADGRRLLVIHGDQFEGLTHCGRFLKFIGDRGYDFLMLINRSVNHLRARFGFGFWSFSAYLKTHLKRAQRYIHDYEHAVAHGAAKQNYDGVICGHIHQAAIKKVENTDYYNTGDWVESCTAIVEHHDGKMELIHWLEHPLRLSMAQAKKQKIKLKKKKTKALVETMP is encoded by the coding sequence ATGAATAGCAAAGATCGGCCACAAGCCCCACACTATCGCAGTGTATTTATATCTGACGTGCACCTAGGCACCAAGGATAGCAAGGCAAGCGAACTCAACGATTTCTTAAAAAGCCACCGCTTTGACCAGCTCTATTTAGTCGGAGATATCTTTGACGGCTGGCGCATGCGCAGCGGCATACACTGGCATAAAAGCTTTAATCGGATCATCAGCCGAGTGCTTAAAATAAGTAAAAATGATATCCCCGTATATTACATTACAGGCAATCATGACGAGTTCTTACGCAAGTTTGCCAATAGCCATTTTGAAAACATTCAGCTGCTAAACCGCAAAGACCATATATGTGCTGATGGTCGACGCCTATTGGTTATTCATGGCGATCAATTTGAAGGCCTCACTCACTGCGGCCGCTTCTTAAAGTTTATTGGTGACCGTGGTTACGACTTTCTTATGCTGATCAACCGCTCCGTCAACCATCTTCGAGCTCGCTTTGGTTTTGGCTTTTGGTCTTTTTCCGCTTATCTAAAAACGCACCTAAAGCGTGCTCAACGTTATATTCACGACTATGAACACGCCGTAGCCCACGGCGCAGCAAAGCAAAATTATGACGGTGTTATCTGTGGCCACATTCACCAAGCAGCCATTAAAAAAGTCGAAAACACCGATTATTACAACACTGGCGACTGGGTCGAGTCGTGCACGGCCATTGTTGAGCACCACGACGGAAAAATGGAGCTCATCCACTGGCTAGAGCACCCACTTCGTCTGTCTATGGCGCAGGCAAAAAAACAAAAAATAAAACTCAAAAAGAAAAAGACTAAAGCCCTAGTCGAAACGATGCCTTAA
- the fabZ gene encoding 3-hydroxyacyl-ACP dehydratase FabZ: MMDILEIRKYLPHRYPLLLIDRVVELEEGERILAYKNISINEEVFQGHFPHFPVFPGVMLVEAMAQACGVLGFKTMNKTPDDGSVYLFAGIDNVRFKRQVVPGDQVYIEAKIVSEKRGIWKFECKATVEGQLVTAANIMCADRKVS, encoded by the coding sequence ATGATGGATATACTGGAAATTCGTAAATACTTACCTCACCGCTACCCGCTGTTATTAATTGATCGTGTGGTGGAGTTGGAAGAGGGGGAGCGAATTCTCGCCTACAAAAATATTTCTATTAACGAAGAAGTTTTTCAGGGCCACTTCCCGCACTTTCCGGTATTCCCTGGTGTAATGCTTGTGGAAGCAATGGCACAGGCCTGTGGTGTTTTAGGTTTTAAGACCATGAATAAAACTCCAGACGATGGTTCTGTCTACTTATTTGCAGGTATTGATAACGTTCGCTTTAAGCGTCAGGTTGTGCCTGGTGATCAAGTCTATATTGAGGCCAAGATTGTTTCGGAAAAACGTGGTATCTGGAAGTTTGAGTGTAAAGCAACAGTTGAAGGGCAACTGGTAACTGCTGCTAATATCATGTGTGCAGACCGTAAAGTATCCTAA
- the lpxA gene encoding acyl-ACP--UDP-N-acetylglucosamine O-acyltransferase, with translation MTQALIHPSAIIDKDAELASDVSVGPWSYIGPGVQIDAGTTVESHVVIKGPTTIGEDNRIYQFSSVGEDTPDLKYKGEDTRLIIGDRNIIREGVTLHRGTIQDKAETRVGNDNLLMAYVHVGHDSVIGNHCILVNNTALAGHVHIDDWAILGGFTLVHQYCSIGAHAFTGMGTAIGKDVPAYVLAYGAPAEARSINAEGLKRRGFDKAEISSIMQAYKAIYRRGLTLEEAIAEIESQASTCDKIEVLLASLKRSSRGIVR, from the coding sequence ATGACACAAGCCCTTATCCACCCATCCGCGATTATTGATAAAGATGCAGAGCTTGCGAGTGATGTCTCTGTTGGCCCTTGGAGCTATATAGGTCCAGGCGTACAGATTGATGCGGGAACAACGGTGGAGTCTCATGTGGTCATTAAAGGGCCTACCACTATTGGTGAAGATAACCGTATTTATCAGTTTTCTTCTGTGGGGGAAGATACTCCCGATCTTAAATATAAAGGTGAAGATACTCGCCTGATTATTGGTGATCGAAATATTATTCGAGAAGGTGTGACCTTACACAGGGGCACGATTCAGGATAAAGCCGAGACTCGTGTTGGTAATGACAACCTGCTAATGGCCTATGTTCACGTCGGGCATGATAGCGTCATAGGCAATCATTGTATTTTGGTTAACAACACCGCTTTAGCCGGCCATGTTCATATTGATGACTGGGCTATTCTGGGTGGTTTTACACTTGTTCATCAATACTGTTCGATTGGTGCCCATGCTTTTACAGGAATGGGCACTGCGATTGGTAAAGATGTACCTGCTTATGTATTGGCTTATGGTGCTCCCGCTGAGGCTCGTAGTATTAATGCTGAAGGGCTCAAACGTCGCGGTTTTGATAAAGCTGAAATTAGCTCGATTATGCAGGCTTATAAAGCGATTTATCGCCGAGGTTTAACGCTTGAAGAAGCGATTGCAGAAATAGAATCACAAGCCTCTACTTGCGATAAAATCGAAGTTTTATTAGCGAGTTTAAAGCGAAGCTCTCGCGGCATTGTTCGTTAA
- a CDS encoding ion transporter, whose translation MTRSPAQLKLYEIIFGTDTRLGKTFDLILIMLICVSVLVLMIESLSDLSERSLLLLRIAEWFFTLVFTLEYALRLYCAPNPFRYARSFYGVVDLLSVLPSYISLIFPGANYLLIVRLLRVLRVFRILKLARYLSEANVLLRAMLHSRRKILVFFFSVFVLSIIFGSLMYVVEGTENGFSSIPKSVYWTIVTITTVGYGDITPQTSLGQFIAAIAMLTGYSIIAVPTGILTAELTQEMNREKQRRQCSGCHAEAHELAAKYCLHCGSRLKEKDEPN comes from the coding sequence ATGACTCGTAGCCCAGCCCAGTTAAAGCTTTATGAAATTATATTTGGTACAGACACCCGTTTGGGCAAAACCTTTGACCTAATCTTGATTATGCTTATCTGCGTCAGTGTTTTGGTCTTAATGATTGAAAGTTTAAGTGACTTGTCAGAGCGAAGCTTACTATTGCTACGTATAGCGGAATGGTTTTTTACTTTGGTCTTCACGCTGGAATACGCACTTAGGCTTTATTGTGCTCCAAACCCCTTTCGCTATGCTCGCAGTTTTTATGGGGTGGTGGATTTGTTATCGGTACTGCCGTCGTATATTAGTTTAATTTTTCCGGGAGCAAATTACTTATTAATCGTTCGCTTGCTCAGGGTACTTAGGGTTTTCCGGATACTTAAGCTAGCGCGCTATTTAAGTGAGGCAAATGTTCTACTAAGAGCGATGTTACACAGCCGACGTAAAATATTAGTGTTTTTCTTTTCTGTATTTGTGTTGTCGATTATTTTTGGCTCTCTTATGTACGTTGTAGAAGGGACTGAAAATGGTTTTAGCAGTATCCCTAAAAGTGTCTATTGGACCATCGTTACGATCACAACGGTAGGTTATGGTGATATCACCCCACAAACCTCGCTGGGGCAGTTTATTGCGGCGATAGCAATGTTAACGGGCTATTCAATTATTGCTGTGCCAACGGGGATCTTGACGGCAGAGCTCACTCAGGAAATGAACCGAGAAAAGCAGCGCAGGCAGTGTAGTGGATGTCATGCCGAGGCTCATGAGCTAGCTGCCAAGTATTGTTTGCATTGCGGATCTCGGTTGAAAGAAAAAGACGAACCTAATTAA
- a CDS encoding OmpH family outer membrane protein — MKFIKPFSVFLLLIVAPLSFAGKVVVFDPQQAIMQTDSAKQAMQALQQKPEYAKLIAEAEGLKADLEALAEEVEKKGLTWSDEQKAEHRKQIEFVQADFQLVVQRIQKENDDLLKGLLQGGQQQLPAILEALVKAEDIDIILRKDTTIVSMPAADITGKVIAELNKQQAKK, encoded by the coding sequence ATGAAATTTATTAAACCGTTTAGTGTTTTTCTTTTATTGATTGTTGCTCCGTTAAGCTTTGCAGGTAAAGTTGTGGTGTTTGATCCGCAGCAGGCTATTATGCAAACCGATAGTGCTAAGCAAGCAATGCAAGCGCTACAACAAAAGCCTGAATATGCAAAGTTAATTGCAGAAGCCGAGGGTTTAAAAGCTGACCTTGAAGCATTGGCCGAAGAAGTTGAGAAAAAAGGCCTTACTTGGAGCGATGAGCAAAAGGCGGAACATCGCAAGCAGATTGAGTTTGTTCAAGCTGATTTTCAATTAGTCGTTCAGCGTATTCAAAAAGAAAACGATGACTTACTGAAAGGCTTGTTACAAGGTGGTCAGCAGCAATTACCAGCTATTTTAGAAGCTCTAGTTAAAGCCGAAGATATCGATATCATCTTGCGTAAAGACACCACGATTGTATCTATGCCTGCTGCGGATATTACTGGCAAAGTGATTGCGGAGCTTAATAAGCAGCAAGCGAAAAAATAA
- the bamA gene encoding outer membrane protein assembly factor BamA: protein MLTRVLFSLLPLLLSANLWATSFTVSDIRLEGLQRVSASPVFAALTVRVGDTIDSQGVRDNIQDLFATGFFSNVQMAREGNVLIVILQERPAIKSIEIDGNKAMKTEQLEEVLSDNDISEGEILQRQKLQGIARELERSYIAQARYGASVEAKVIELPNNMVDIEVLIDEGKSAKIRHINFVGNEIFSDKELINLFELTTAKWTTIFSSNDQYAKEKLTGDIERLESFYLDQGYLDFSVVSTQVSISPNRRDVYITMNLNEGDIYTVSKVDVGGDPVLPESSVRRLILLREGDTYSQAKLDATSQYITTLLGNAGYTNAEVEGLTEKNEEEKTVELTFFVDPSKRVYVRRIGFSGNTKTSDEVIRREMRQMESSSASNARIEQGKVRLERLGYFKQVNVDTRDVPGSDDLIDVDYVVEEQPSGSISASVGYAQYSGINLGVSVSQNNWLGTGKQVSFGVNKNSYTTSYNLGYTDPYYTPDGVSRGFNAFYNTRDTENFAIANYSVDTFGLGVRFGYPISEISRLNFGLTFEHQTLTTGAYTPQEIRRSPYLHDFAQLNYVNRSDLFNSPSGEYALPTFAIEDSMLYDGEEGFIDKYGHAFNTGKFNLGWSRFTLNRGILATRGSSQNLRIDITAPGSDMQYYKVFYDAQAFKPITKDFVLRFKTSLGYGDGYGSMDELPFFENFYSGGFGSVRGFEKSTLGPRGTFSREYETASSGWQDLNGNGVFDSGEGLGSAYILCDDATPTIVGGVFSTCESGKLTHRSEGTSATRDNAIGGNVQMEFSTELILPIPFVEDSRSMQLSAFVDAGNSFSTYCRDTQANCFTPSLNHLSSSYGIGFTWISGMGPMTFSYALPINQSQFDRTEEFQFTFGAGF from the coding sequence CCTGTGTTTGCGGCATTAACGGTGCGTGTCGGCGACACTATCGATAGCCAGGGTGTGCGCGATAACATTCAAGACCTCTTTGCGACCGGCTTTTTCTCGAATGTGCAAATGGCGCGTGAAGGCAATGTCCTTATTGTTATTCTTCAAGAAAGGCCAGCAATTAAGTCGATTGAGATTGACGGCAATAAAGCCATGAAGACGGAGCAATTAGAGGAGGTTCTTTCCGATAATGACATCTCTGAAGGCGAAATCTTACAGCGTCAGAAGTTGCAGGGTATTGCACGAGAGTTAGAGCGAAGCTACATTGCTCAAGCTCGTTATGGTGCCTCGGTAGAGGCCAAAGTGATTGAGCTGCCTAATAACATGGTTGATATCGAAGTACTTATCGATGAGGGTAAGTCAGCTAAGATTCGTCATATCAACTTTGTTGGTAATGAAATTTTTAGTGATAAAGAGCTTATTAACCTGTTTGAACTGACAACAGCTAAGTGGACCACTATTTTCTCCAGCAATGATCAGTACGCTAAAGAGAAGTTAACCGGTGATATCGAACGCCTAGAGTCTTTTTATCTCGATCAGGGTTATCTTGATTTTTCTGTTGTTTCTACCCAAGTAAGCATCAGTCCTAACCGTCGTGATGTATATATCACCATGAACCTAAATGAAGGTGATATTTATACGGTTTCTAAAGTAGATGTAGGTGGTGACCCCGTGCTGCCAGAATCAAGTGTGCGCCGTTTGATTCTTCTGCGTGAGGGAGATACCTATAGTCAGGCTAAGTTAGATGCGACGTCTCAGTACATTACTACCTTATTAGGCAATGCCGGTTATACCAATGCTGAAGTCGAAGGTTTGACAGAAAAAAATGAAGAAGAAAAAACGGTTGAACTCACCTTTTTTGTAGACCCGAGTAAGCGAGTGTATGTGCGTCGTATTGGTTTTAGCGGCAATACTAAAACCTCTGACGAAGTTATTCGCCGCGAAATGCGCCAAATGGAAAGCTCTTCAGCTTCAAACGCTCGTATTGAACAGGGCAAGGTGAGATTAGAACGTTTAGGTTATTTTAAACAGGTCAATGTTGATACCCGTGATGTTCCAGGCAGCGATGACCTTATTGATGTTGATTACGTTGTCGAGGAGCAGCCTTCCGGTTCTATTAGCGCTAGTGTCGGTTATGCCCAATACAGTGGTATTAATTTAGGTGTGAGCGTTTCTCAAAACAACTGGCTAGGTACTGGTAAGCAGGTTAGTTTTGGAGTTAATAAAAACTCGTATACTACGTCTTATAATTTGGGTTATACCGATCCTTATTATACCCCCGACGGTGTAAGTCGTGGATTTAACGCGTTTTATAATACGCGTGATACGGAAAACTTTGCGATTGCTAATTACAGTGTCGACACTTTTGGTTTAGGTGTGCGCTTTGGTTATCCTATATCGGAGATTTCTCGCCTTAATTTCGGTTTGACCTTTGAGCATCAAACCTTGACGACTGGTGCTTATACCCCGCAAGAGATTCGCCGTAGCCCTTATCTGCATGACTTTGCTCAGCTTAATTATGTTAATCGCAGCGACCTTTTTAACTCTCCATCGGGTGAATATGCCCTACCTACTTTTGCCATTGAAGACTCTATGTTATATGACGGCGAAGAGGGTTTTATCGATAAATATGGCCATGCCTTTAATACCGGTAAGTTTAACTTGGGTTGGAGTCGCTTTACCTTGAATCGCGGTATATTGGCAACGCGCGGTAGCTCGCAGAACTTGCGTATAGATATTACGGCTCCTGGTTCAGACATGCAGTATTACAAGGTTTTTTATGATGCTCAGGCCTTTAAACCGATTACTAAAGATTTTGTACTTCGTTTTAAAACCTCTTTAGGTTATGGCGATGGCTATGGCAGCATGGATGAGTTGCCATTCTTTGAAAATTTCTATTCCGGTGGTTTTGGTTCGGTACGTGGTTTTGAAAAATCGACCTTGGGGCCTCGAGGCACTTTTTCTCGAGAGTACGAGACCGCTTCATCTGGTTGGCAGGATTTAAATGGTAATGGCGTGTTTGACAGTGGAGAGGGGCTAGGCTCTGCGTATATCCTTTGTGACGATGCAACGCCCACCATCGTTGGTGGTGTTTTTAGCACGTGTGAAAGTGGTAAGTTAACACACCGCTCGGAAGGCACGTCTGCAACACGAGATAATGCAATTGGCGGTAATGTACAGATGGAGTTTAGTACTGAGCTCATCTTGCCTATTCCTTTTGTTGAAGATAGCCGCTCTATGCAGCTGTCGGCTTTTGTTGATGCCGGTAACTCTTTTTCAACGTACTGCCGTGATACTCAAGCAAACTGTTTTACTCCTAGTCTTAATCACTTGAGTTCGTCTTATGGTATTGGCTTTACATGGATTTCGGGCATGGGCCCAATGACCTTTAGCTATGCCTTACCAATTAACCAGAGTCAATTTGATAGAACTGAAGAGTTTCAGTTCACCTTTGGTGCTGGTTTCTAA
- the lpxD gene encoding UDP-3-O-(3-hydroxymyristoyl)glucosamine N-acyltransferase: protein MAKSYRLAELADLLDARLDGDANCLISGLANLDRAQENQISFLSSAKYAASLSECLASAVVLKPSEADAFTGNKLLSEEPYLCYAKLSRLFETRRKRQVGIHPSAVIEEGVTLGANVAIGPHCHVGAGAVIGDDVELYAGVSVGDEAKVGARSILFSNVVIYHQVELGCDVIIHANATIGADGFGFAPSADGWQKIHQIGRVLIGDRVEVGANTTIDRGAIEDTVIADGVIIDDQVHVAHNVSVGEGSAIAGCTGIAGSTDIGKQCQIAGGVGINGHISIADGTYFHGGTVVTKGNKVAGQFASASPLLDIPQWRKASVRYKQLDELFNRVKQLEKQLNEK, encoded by the coding sequence ATGGCGAAAAGCTATCGACTTGCTGAACTAGCAGACTTACTTGATGCTCGTTTAGATGGTGATGCCAACTGTTTAATCAGTGGCTTGGCCAATCTAGATCGCGCTCAAGAAAATCAAATTTCCTTTTTATCTTCTGCTAAATATGCGGCAAGCTTAAGTGAGTGCTTAGCATCGGCAGTGGTATTAAAACCTTCAGAGGCTGATGCTTTTACTGGCAATAAGCTGCTTAGTGAAGAGCCCTACCTTTGTTATGCCAAATTAAGTCGGCTGTTTGAAACACGGCGTAAACGCCAAGTCGGAATCCACCCCAGTGCGGTTATCGAAGAGGGTGTAACGCTTGGTGCTAATGTCGCCATTGGTCCTCACTGTCATGTCGGGGCTGGTGCCGTTATTGGTGATGATGTTGAGCTGTACGCGGGTGTCAGTGTTGGCGATGAAGCAAAAGTTGGTGCACGGTCAATCTTGTTTTCCAATGTCGTGATTTACCATCAAGTTGAGTTGGGCTGTGATGTGATTATTCATGCCAACGCAACTATTGGCGCAGATGGTTTTGGTTTTGCTCCGAGTGCAGATGGTTGGCAAAAAATTCATCAAATTGGCCGTGTTCTGATTGGTGATCGCGTCGAGGTTGGTGCCAATACGACGATAGATCGCGGAGCCATTGAGGATACCGTGATTGCCGATGGCGTCATTATTGATGATCAGGTGCATGTTGCTCACAACGTCAGTGTTGGTGAGGGGAGTGCCATTGCTGGCTGCACTGGTATTGCCGGTAGTACCGATATAGGCAAACAGTGCCAAATTGCAGGTGGTGTAGGTATTAATGGGCATATTAGTATTGCTGATGGCACTTATTTCCATGGTGGCACCGTTGTCACAAAGGGCAATAAAGTAGCTGGTCAATTTGCTTCGGCTTCGCCACTTTTGGACATACCACAGTGGCGAAAAGCTTCTGTGCGTTACAAACAATTAGATGAGCTGTTTAACCGTGTTAAGCAGCTAGAAAAACAATTAAATGAAAAATAG
- a CDS encoding PilZ domain-containing protein, translating into MNKAEGNGSSTSTEQRLKPNEAVNDEAVIRRFIRHPSSIPVKIDTIECGRTSDQASIINVSRGGLCFESHIALPKGAQLHISIPIEKPPFEAVGQVAWCHQEGGHYEVGLSFDENCSAYNIRMVEQVCYIEHYRRSIEACEGRKLSSEEAANEWVMKYAADFPPH; encoded by the coding sequence ATGAATAAGGCCGAAGGTAATGGTTCTAGCACCAGCACTGAGCAAAGATTAAAGCCCAATGAGGCTGTCAATGACGAGGCAGTCATACGGCGCTTTATTCGTCACCCTTCGTCTATCCCAGTTAAGATTGATACTATTGAGTGTGGGCGCACTTCAGATCAGGCCTCTATTATCAATGTTAGTCGCGGTGGTCTTTGCTTTGAGAGCCACATTGCTTTGCCCAAAGGCGCGCAATTACATATTAGTATTCCTATAGAGAAACCTCCTTTTGAAGCCGTAGGGCAGGTAGCTTGGTGCCATCAGGAAGGAGGCCATTATGAAGTGGGCTTGAGCTTTGATGAGAACTGCTCAGCTTACAATATTCGAATGGTAGAGCAGGTCTGTTATATCGAGCATTACCGACGCTCTATTGAAGCTTGCGAGGGGCGTAAGTTGAGTAGTGAAGAAGCCGCTAATGAATGGGTGATGAAATATGCGGCCGATTTTCCACCGCATTGA
- the rnhB gene encoding ribonuclease HII, with the protein MLVAGVDEVGRGPLAGDVVAAAVILPEDFELEGLNDSKKLTDKKRESLFELIKQESLAWSVARASVEEIDAINILQASLLAMKRAVEALDPQPDFVQVDGNKLPKWDYKAEAIVQGDGKVAAISAASILAKVVRDRELQAFDAIYPGYGFASHKGYPTKVHLEALARLGVTPIHRRSFGPVKKYLQQDLF; encoded by the coding sequence ATGCTTGTTGCGGGAGTGGATGAGGTTGGTCGAGGTCCTTTAGCCGGTGATGTTGTCGCTGCGGCTGTTATTTTACCTGAAGACTTTGAGCTCGAAGGTTTAAACGATTCTAAGAAGCTGACGGACAAAAAGCGAGAGTCTTTGTTTGAGCTTATTAAGCAAGAGTCGCTCGCCTGGTCTGTGGCTAGAGCCTCTGTTGAGGAAATTGACGCGATTAATATTCTTCAGGCATCCTTACTTGCGATGAAGCGAGCCGTAGAGGCTTTAGACCCTCAGCCTGATTTTGTACAGGTTGATGGTAATAAGCTGCCAAAATGGGATTACAAGGCCGAAGCCATTGTGCAAGGTGATGGTAAAGTGGCGGCCATTAGTGCGGCGTCTATTCTGGCCAAGGTCGTTCGTGATCGTGAGCTACAAGCCTTTGATGCTATATACCCAGGTTATGGTTTTGCTTCTCATAAAGGCTACCCTACTAAGGTGCACTTAGAAGCATTGGCGCGTTTAGGTGTTACACCAATTCACCGTCGCTCATTTGGGCCTGTCAAAAAGTATCTTCAGCAAGATTTATTCTAA
- a CDS encoding energy transducer TonB, translating into MNTVDYWQIFDSGLKIAMGAALSFGCLWAANWWRQKQGQPGISGGHRRRIGLLEQISSDVGRVNHSFAKYSALVIESTRFGKRWPPARKQELERINSELVKEFEKLAEAEASLLMLGEKTMEKTLRLYGAKIALFRKQVYIGRQDISEQEIAELKTSILSLREQFYELLSRRYDKLLAA; encoded by the coding sequence ATGAATACAGTAGATTACTGGCAAATCTTCGACAGTGGTCTCAAGATCGCCATGGGAGCTGCGCTAAGCTTTGGCTGCCTTTGGGCTGCAAACTGGTGGCGACAAAAGCAGGGCCAACCAGGTATTAGCGGTGGGCATCGACGCCGCATTGGCCTACTTGAACAAATAAGCAGTGATGTTGGCCGGGTCAACCATAGCTTCGCCAAGTATTCAGCCTTGGTGATTGAAAGCACTCGCTTTGGCAAACGTTGGCCCCCCGCACGCAAGCAGGAGCTCGAGCGAATTAACTCGGAACTAGTTAAAGAGTTTGAGAAACTCGCGGAAGCGGAAGCGAGCCTGCTTATGCTGGGCGAAAAGACCATGGAAAAAACCTTGCGTTTATACGGAGCCAAAATCGCCCTGTTTCGCAAGCAAGTCTATATTGGCCGGCAAGATATCAGTGAACAGGAAATCGCGGAACTAAAAACCTCGATTCTCTCTTTACGTGAACAGTTTTATGAATTGTTAAGCCGCCGCTATGACAAACTATTAGCAGCTTAA
- the lpxB gene encoding lipid-A-disaccharide synthase: MCSSVKKIMLVAGEQSGDQLGVGLIKALRAIYPNAEFYGIGGSKMMAEGFVSHYEMERLAVMGFIEPLKRLPELLSMLRGVKRLFRETKPDIFIGIDAPDFNLKLEKEAKRLGIMSVHYVSPSVWAWRQGRIKGIKKSVDLMLCLLPFEAEFYKKHDVPVAFVGHPLADKFELDPDQAGARKQLGLNNKQVAEAKLVALMPGSRSSEVGFLLPMMLDAAAQLVKRYPDLRFVLPAANKARQQQILDLLDGVLPPYIDLLLEQSHEAMTASDLVVMASGTTTLEAMLLKKPMVICYKWPPFTWAILSRLVKVPWVGLPNLLANKEVAKELLQDAATVENLVEELDSLIRESNKSQEITSLFKTLHLKLRNDASASAAKAISEQYQRSLA, translated from the coding sequence ATGTGCTCATCTGTAAAAAAAATCATGTTGGTTGCCGGTGAGCAAAGCGGTGATCAGCTTGGTGTTGGTCTTATTAAAGCTCTTCGTGCAATCTATCCTAATGCTGAATTCTACGGTATTGGCGGTTCTAAAATGATGGCTGAGGGCTTTGTTTCTCATTACGAGATGGAACGCTTGGCGGTTATGGGTTTTATTGAGCCTTTAAAGCGCTTGCCTGAGTTACTCTCCATGCTGCGTGGCGTTAAACGCTTATTTCGGGAGACAAAACCTGATATTTTTATTGGTATCGACGCGCCGGACTTCAATTTAAAGTTAGAAAAAGAAGCAAAGCGCTTGGGCATTATGTCTGTTCATTACGTTAGTCCTTCTGTTTGGGCTTGGCGCCAAGGGCGCATTAAAGGCATTAAGAAGAGCGTAGACCTTATGCTTTGCCTCCTACCGTTTGAGGCTGAGTTTTATAAAAAACACGATGTGCCGGTTGCGTTTGTTGGCCATCCCTTGGCGGATAAGTTTGAGCTCGACCCAGATCAAGCCGGAGCTCGCAAACAACTTGGCCTCAATAATAAGCAAGTTGCTGAGGCTAAACTTGTTGCGCTAATGCCTGGCAGTCGCTCCTCTGAGGTAGGTTTTTTATTGCCTATGATGTTGGATGCTGCGGCCCAACTTGTTAAGCGCTACCCCGACTTACGCTTTGTTTTACCAGCAGCAAATAAAGCACGCCAGCAACAGATACTTGATTTACTTGATGGCGTATTACCGCCTTATATAGATTTGTTGCTTGAGCAAAGTCACGAGGCAATGACGGCCTCTGACTTAGTTGTTATGGCTTCGGGGACGACCACGTTAGAAGCCATGTTATTAAAAAAACCTATGGTTATCTGTTATAAGTGGCCTCCATTCACTTGGGCCATTCTTTCGCGTCTGGTTAAGGTACCATGGGTCGGTTTGCCTAATTTGCTTGCCAATAAAGAGGTAGCTAAAGAGCTCTTGCAAGATGCCGCAACGGTTGAAAATCTAGTTGAAGAGCTAGACTCTTTGATTCGTGAAAGTAATAAGTCGCAAGAAATCACCTCTTTATTTAAAACGCTGCACCTTAAGCTTCGTAACGACGCTAGTGCTTCCGCGGCTAAGGCTATTTCTGAGCAATATCAAAGGAGTTTGGCTTAA
- the yciH gene encoding stress response translation initiation inhibitor YciH, translating to MKEKNTRLVYSTDQGRIKDKDKTTPQKTGDGIIRIRRETKGRKGKGVSCCEGFELEPKALKDLAKKLKQLCGTGGAVKDGIIEIQGDQREKLKQYLETQGFQVKLSGG from the coding sequence ATGAAAGAAAAGAACACCCGCTTGGTCTACAGCACAGACCAAGGTCGCATTAAAGACAAGGACAAAACAACACCACAAAAGACTGGTGACGGCATTATCCGTATTCGTCGCGAAACCAAAGGCCGCAAGGGTAAGGGCGTAAGCTGCTGCGAAGGTTTTGAACTAGAACCTAAAGCACTTAAAGACCTAGCCAAGAAACTTAAGCAGCTATGTGGCACAGGCGGTGCTGTCAAAGATGGCATTATTGAGATTCAGGGCGATCAAAGAGAAAAGCTGAAGCAATACTTAGAAACACAGGGCTTCCAAGTCAAGCTCTCTGGTGGCTAA